Proteins found in one Sporosarcina jeotgali genomic segment:
- the tenA gene encoding thiaminase II: MTFCEEVRKLCNESWEASFNHPFVQHLAAGTLPEDIFRFYVLQDSYYLKHFAKVHALAAVQAKDLPTTQRFAQHAEETCGAEISLHEGFFELLSVSDKDLSSFQAAPTAYAYTSHLYRTAMTGNLADTLAALLPCYWLYYEIGERLKNAEPNHPIYDKWIATYGSEWFEQATREQINRMNELADSVSAEHREELKAHFVKSSHYELQFWEMAWTKQQWETDGVTEVSVS, translated from the coding sequence ATGACATTTTGTGAAGAAGTTCGTAAGCTTTGTAATGAAAGCTGGGAGGCTAGTTTCAATCATCCATTTGTCCAGCATTTAGCGGCAGGGACACTGCCTGAAGACATTTTCAGATTTTACGTTCTTCAGGATTCCTATTACTTGAAGCATTTCGCAAAAGTCCATGCACTGGCTGCAGTCCAAGCGAAAGATTTACCGACCACACAACGCTTTGCGCAACACGCTGAAGAAACATGCGGTGCTGAAATTTCACTTCATGAAGGGTTCTTTGAATTGCTTTCTGTTTCGGATAAGGATCTCTCATCTTTTCAGGCTGCGCCAACAGCGTATGCCTATACTTCACACCTCTATCGAACCGCAATGACTGGAAATCTTGCGGATACACTAGCGGCATTACTTCCTTGCTATTGGCTGTATTACGAGATTGGTGAACGATTGAAAAACGCTGAGCCGAATCATCCGATCTACGATAAATGGATTGCGACTTACGGGTCAGAATGGTTTGAACAAGCCACACGCGAACAAATTAACCGCATGAACGAGCTGGCGGATTCTGTTTCTGCTGAACACCGTGAAGAACTGAAAGCACATTTTGTGAAAAGCAGTCATTACGAGTTGCAATTCTGGGAAATGGCTTGGACGAAACAACAATGGGAAACAGATGGTGTAACGGAGGTTTCAGTTTCATGA
- the thiM gene encoding hydroxyethylthiazole kinase yields the protein MRQQTILKNLRQTKPLVHCMTNSVVANFQANGLLALGASPIMADSLEESAEIAAISSCTLLNIGTLDPTTVNSMIAAGKSAIQHGHPLILDPVGAGATAFRKQTVNHLLDTLDFSLIRGNAGEIAAIAEVAWNAKGVDAGSGDVDITDAAKQVALRNNCLVAVTGETDLVTDGERVIRISGGHELMPLVTGSGCLLNAVAGAFLAVSQADALHTAAESLAFYKKAGEIAAEQSFGPGDFAMNFLNTLHSTESSDVTDDQFQYEQEVMS from the coding sequence ATGAGACAACAAACTATTCTTAAGAACCTCAGACAGACAAAACCATTAGTCCATTGCATGACAAATAGTGTAGTTGCTAATTTCCAAGCAAATGGCTTATTAGCTCTTGGAGCTTCTCCCATCATGGCCGATTCCTTGGAAGAATCTGCGGAAATTGCTGCCATTTCTTCTTGTACTCTTTTGAATATAGGAACACTGGATCCAACAACAGTCAATTCCATGATTGCAGCTGGAAAGAGTGCAATCCAACATGGTCACCCTCTCATTCTCGACCCTGTTGGAGCAGGCGCTACTGCGTTTCGCAAGCAAACTGTGAATCATTTATTAGATACCTTGGACTTTTCGTTAATTCGAGGAAATGCGGGCGAAATTGCAGCTATTGCTGAAGTTGCATGGAATGCAAAAGGAGTTGACGCTGGAAGCGGTGACGTTGATATTACAGATGCAGCGAAGCAAGTTGCTCTGCGGAATAACTGTTTAGTCGCTGTTACTGGCGAGACCGACCTAGTTACGGATGGAGAGCGTGTGATTCGGATATCAGGCGGACATGAACTAATGCCGCTCGTTACCGGTTCCGGGTGTCTTCTAAATGCTGTCGCCGGAGCGTTTTTAGCAGTTAGTCAGGCGGATGCTCTTCATACAGCAGCGGAAAGTCTTGCGTTTTATAAAAAGGCTGGTGAAATCGCAGCAGAGCAATCATTTGGACCTGGTGATTTTGCTATGAATTTCTTAAATACGCTTCATTCCACAGAATCCTCTGATGTTACCGATGATCAATTCCAGTACGAACAGGAAGTGATGTCATGA
- the thiD gene encoding bifunctional hydroxymethylpyrimidine kinase/phosphomethylpyrimidine kinase: MTSAALTIAGSDSGGGAGIQADLKTFQELGVFGTSALTAITAQNTLGVHAVQPVDARIVAAQIQAVLDDLPVKAIKTGMLFSAEIIQSVAHELRAYSAIPLVIDPVMIAKGGASLLQNEAVAALKDQLLPAATLITPNIPEAEVLTGQLIRSERDMVLAANTLLSMGCSAVLLKGGHREDVPYAEDLFLTANGEHFLMRSKRIETRHTHGTGCTFAAAITAELAKGHSLEKAVVTAKHFIQLAIENGIELGQGHGPTNHGAFRNSGYLKTQEVELIERR, from the coding sequence ATGACATCAGCAGCGTTAACGATTGCCGGTTCCGATAGCGGGGGCGGTGCGGGAATTCAAGCGGACTTGAAAACGTTCCAGGAACTAGGTGTATTTGGCACATCGGCATTGACGGCAATTACAGCTCAAAACACATTAGGCGTCCATGCTGTACAGCCTGTGGATGCAAGAATTGTTGCAGCTCAAATACAGGCGGTTCTCGATGATTTACCCGTGAAAGCGATTAAGACCGGAATGTTATTCTCCGCGGAAATCATTCAGTCCGTTGCGCATGAACTAAGAGCATATTCAGCAATCCCGCTTGTTATCGACCCCGTCATGATTGCAAAAGGCGGAGCGTCATTATTGCAAAACGAAGCCGTGGCTGCTTTGAAAGATCAGCTGCTCCCTGCAGCGACACTGATTACACCAAACATTCCTGAAGCTGAAGTATTAACCGGTCAACTGATTCGTTCAGAACGCGACATGGTACTTGCCGCAAATACGCTGCTGTCCATGGGGTGCTCTGCAGTTCTATTAAAAGGAGGGCATCGTGAAGATGTCCCTTATGCAGAAGATTTGTTCTTGACGGCAAACGGTGAGCACTTTCTAATGCGATCAAAGCGAATTGAAACACGACATACACATGGAACAGGATGTACATTTGCTGCTGCGATTACTGCCGAGTTGGCGAAAGGTCATTCATTGGAAAAAGCAGTTGTGACTGCAAAACATTTTATACAACTGGCAATTGAAAACGGAATTGAACTTGGGCAAGGTCACGGTCCTACCAATCATGGTGCTTTCAGGAACAGCGGCTATTTGAAGACACAGGAGGTAGAACTCATTGAAAGACGTTGA
- the thiE gene encoding thiamine phosphate synthase, translating into MKDVDVRVYFIMGSFNAAYGEPLEVLEQALRGGITCFQLREKGPNALQGDEKLAFAKSCQQLCQAFGVPFIVNDDVELACRIDADGVHVGQDDLSAAEVRRQIGEDKLLGVSVHSIEEATAALAAGADYIGMGPVYQTGSKPDAKPVAGTSRISEVAALFPELPIVGIGGITAANLDSVIKSGADGVSIISAIAGAGNPEKTARSIVKAVQYIGVNL; encoded by the coding sequence TTGAAAGACGTTGATGTACGTGTGTATTTCATAATGGGGTCGTTTAACGCAGCATATGGAGAGCCCTTAGAAGTGTTAGAACAAGCACTGCGCGGAGGGATTACGTGCTTTCAGCTGCGGGAAAAAGGACCGAATGCATTACAAGGGGATGAAAAGCTGGCGTTCGCAAAAAGCTGTCAGCAATTATGTCAGGCATTTGGTGTTCCCTTCATAGTGAATGATGATGTTGAGCTTGCATGTCGGATTGACGCGGACGGGGTACATGTCGGTCAGGATGACTTGTCTGCTGCGGAAGTGCGCAGACAAATCGGTGAAGACAAGTTGTTAGGCGTTTCTGTACATTCTATCGAAGAGGCAACCGCCGCGCTTGCCGCGGGTGCGGATTACATAGGGATGGGACCCGTGTATCAAACCGGTTCCAAGCCGGACGCGAAGCCCGTGGCAGGAACTTCCCGGATTTCTGAAGTAGCTGCACTTTTCCCCGAACTCCCGATTGTTGGGATTGGCGGGATTACTGCTGCTAATTTGGATAGTGTGATCAAAAGCGGCGCGGACGGAGTTTCCATCATCTCGGCAATCGCGGGAGCTGGAAATCCCGAAAAGACGGCTCGCTCGATTGTTAAAGCAGTTCAGTATATTGGGGTGAATCTATAA
- the thiW gene encoding energy coupling factor transporter S component ThiW, producing MGTRKLAIMALLVSIAVAGSVFVSFPAGIARAYPIQHAVNVAAAVFLGPIPAIMIAFVTAVIRILTGTGSLLAFPGGMIGAVFAGLLFQKTGRVWTAALGEMIGTGLIASLFAVPYAALLMGTSVGAFFFLPPFLVSSVSGALIGGVLAARLLHHPVGRRLQHM from the coding sequence ATGGGGACACGTAAACTTGCAATTATGGCGTTGCTCGTTTCAATCGCCGTGGCAGGATCCGTATTTGTTTCCTTCCCTGCTGGAATTGCACGGGCCTATCCGATTCAGCATGCGGTTAACGTGGCTGCTGCAGTGTTTCTCGGCCCAATCCCTGCAATTATGATTGCTTTCGTGACTGCAGTTATACGAATTTTAACAGGCACAGGATCATTGCTCGCTTTTCCAGGCGGGATGATTGGTGCAGTTTTTGCTGGACTGCTGTTTCAAAAAACAGGTAGAGTTTGGACAGCAGCTTTAGGGGAGATGATTGGAACCGGCCTAATTGCTTCCTTGTTCGCAGTTCCATACGCGGCGCTTTTAATGGGGACATCGGTCGGGGCGTTCTTCTTCCTCCCGCCTTTCCTTGTTTCTAGTGTGAGCGGAGCGTTGATTGGCGGGGTTCTGGCTGCCCGATTACTGCATCACCCTGTGGGAAGACGATTGCAGCATATGTGA
- a CDS encoding histidine phosphatase family protein has product MEKVIYLINHGEAEGFTAQDSLTAEGVLHASELAQFLERYPIERVITSPLMRARQTANAIGDKLGIHTEEDSRLAERQMSSQVFEDWLLKVEDTFLDLNLSYEDGETSNDAMQRACEVIDELPDNSHTVLVTHSLLLVLLMRCFNERIGFEEWQAIKHPDVYEMRMTDAGAEITHLWEHE; this is encoded by the coding sequence ATGGAGAAAGTAATTTATCTCATAAACCATGGTGAGGCGGAAGGATTTACAGCGCAGGACTCATTAACGGCTGAAGGTGTTTTGCATGCATCCGAGCTTGCGCAGTTTTTAGAACGTTATCCAATTGAGCGGGTGATCACAAGTCCGCTCATGCGCGCACGTCAGACGGCAAATGCGATTGGGGACAAACTAGGAATTCATACTGAAGAAGACAGCAGGTTGGCGGAGCGGCAAATGAGTTCACAAGTTTTCGAGGACTGGTTATTAAAAGTGGAAGATACATTTTTAGATTTGAATCTTTCTTATGAAGACGGTGAAACATCAAATGATGCGATGCAGCGGGCATGTGAAGTCATTGATGAGCTCCCCGATAACAGTCACACGGTATTGGTAACACACAGCTTGTTACTCGTACTGCTCATGCGCTGTTTTAATGAACGCATTGGATTTGAAGAGTGGCAGGCCATTAAGCATCCAGACGTCTACGAGATGCGCATGACCGATGCGGGTGCAGAAATCACCCATTTGTGGGAACATGAATAA
- a CDS encoding dimethylarginine dimethylaminohydrolase family protein, protein MDNQKDQSHSSTPAAKCATEYGTLRRVVLCEPKYMAIKDIINDVQKKYKDENIDRTKAMKQHEEFERKLREHNVEVIKLPSSERYPEQVFTRDIGFTLGDRLFLADMASDIRKGEEAALQNWLLKENIPFRVSESRVEGGDVIVDRNRVFVGISSRTSEESVKHLEQSLPDHEVIKVPFNEKYLHLDCVFNVLSPDTGLYFPEAFDDETRSKLESMYKLIEVNKEEQFTMGTNVLSIGRGQLFSLPQNPQVNAAMRSNGFDVIEVDFSEIIKSGGSFRCCSMPVVRND, encoded by the coding sequence ATGGACAACCAGAAAGATCAATCCCATTCTTCGACACCAGCAGCAAAATGTGCAACAGAATATGGTACATTACGCCGGGTCGTTTTGTGTGAACCTAAGTATATGGCGATTAAAGATATAATCAATGATGTACAAAAGAAATATAAAGATGAAAATATTGACCGTACAAAAGCTATGAAGCAACATGAGGAATTTGAAAGAAAACTGAGAGAGCACAATGTGGAAGTGATAAAGTTACCTTCTTCCGAGCGTTACCCAGAGCAGGTATTCACTAGAGACATCGGTTTTACACTTGGAGATAGGTTATTTCTTGCGGATATGGCAAGTGATATTCGTAAAGGAGAAGAAGCAGCCCTTCAAAACTGGCTGCTAAAAGAAAACATCCCTTTCCGTGTCTCAGAAAGCAGAGTTGAAGGCGGAGATGTGATTGTAGACCGAAATCGTGTGTTTGTTGGAATTAGCAGCCGTACGAGTGAAGAGTCTGTAAAACATTTAGAACAGTCTCTCCCTGACCACGAAGTGATCAAGGTTCCTTTTAATGAAAAATACTTACATCTAGATTGTGTATTTAACGTACTATCCCCTGATACCGGATTGTACTTCCCTGAAGCATTTGATGATGAAACCCGCAGCAAATTAGAGTCGATGTATAAACTGATTGAAGTTAACAAAGAAGAACAATTCACAATGGGTACAAATGTATTGTCGATTGGAAGAGGACAGCTGTTTAGTTTGCCGCAGAATCCCCAAGTCAATGCAGCGATGCGCAGTAATGGTTTCGATGTAATTGAAGTCGACTTCTCAGAAATTATTAAATCCGGCGGCTCGTTCCGTTGCTGTTCGATGCCAGTAGTACGAAACGATTAA
- a CDS encoding D-serine ammonia-lyase, whose protein sequence is MQKMEGLIADFPLIKKMADKEEVLWMNPDLSASDEGIRASGMTAADVKDASDRLKRFAPFFAEVFPETRTNNGLIESPLTEIPNMKRVLIDTSSIDFQGTLLIKQDNALPVSGSIKARGGFHEILKHAEGLAVDHDLLQEQRDYRQFSDQAFKELFASHKIAVGSTGNLGLSIGILSAVLGFEVTVHMSADAKRWKKELLRSKGVTVIEYEDDYSKAVEEGRREAEQDSKCHFVDDENSRDLFLGYAVAGERIAEQFADQDITIDAAHPLFVYLPCGVGGGPGGVAFGLKMAFGDAVHCYFAEPVSSPCMLLGMMTGLQEKISVQEIGLDNKTAADGLAVGRPSGFVGTVMKPLLEGIYTVKDRTLFGLLRKLADAESIYAEPSALAGMMGALHTAASGMNVANSADARHLVWSTGGGMVPDIVMNEYYEKGRNVELFPGKSTKSAE, encoded by the coding sequence ATGCAGAAAATGGAGGGATTGATAGCTGACTTTCCGCTAATCAAAAAGATGGCAGACAAGGAAGAAGTTTTATGGATGAATCCGGATCTTTCCGCTTCAGACGAAGGCATTCGTGCGTCTGGAATGACGGCAGCTGATGTGAAAGACGCATCAGATCGCTTAAAGCGATTTGCACCATTTTTTGCAGAGGTATTTCCTGAAACGAGAACTAACAACGGCCTTATTGAATCTCCCCTTACCGAAATTCCGAATATGAAGCGGGTGCTAATCGATACATCCAGTATCGATTTCCAAGGCACTTTGCTTATCAAACAAGACAATGCGTTACCTGTATCGGGCTCAATAAAAGCCCGCGGCGGCTTCCATGAAATATTAAAACATGCAGAAGGGCTGGCCGTGGACCACGACCTTCTTCAAGAACAGCGTGACTATCGTCAGTTTTCAGACCAAGCGTTCAAAGAGTTATTCGCTTCTCACAAAATAGCTGTAGGTTCAACAGGAAATCTAGGATTAAGCATTGGGATTTTGAGTGCTGTACTTGGATTTGAGGTAACTGTCCATATGTCAGCGGACGCAAAGCGCTGGAAAAAGGAATTGCTTCGCAGTAAAGGTGTCACCGTCATTGAATATGAGGATGACTACAGTAAGGCGGTGGAAGAAGGGCGGCGTGAAGCAGAACAGGATTCAAAGTGCCATTTTGTGGATGATGAAAACTCCCGGGATCTATTCCTGGGCTACGCGGTTGCAGGTGAGAGAATTGCAGAACAGTTTGCAGACCAAGATATCACAATCGATGCAGCGCACCCGCTTTTCGTTTACTTGCCATGCGGAGTTGGCGGAGGACCAGGCGGCGTTGCCTTTGGTCTGAAGATGGCTTTTGGAGATGCCGTACACTGCTATTTTGCAGAGCCAGTGAGTTCACCATGCATGTTGCTTGGTATGATGACAGGTCTGCAGGAGAAAATCAGCGTTCAGGAAATTGGACTGGATAACAAAACCGCAGCGGACGGGCTAGCTGTCGGCCGGCCTTCAGGCTTTGTTGGGACTGTGATGAAGCCTTTACTCGAAGGGATATACACGGTGAAAGATCGTACATTGTTTGGATTGCTGCGCAAGCTTGCAGATGCAGAGTCGATATATGCGGAACCATCTGCACTTGCAGGGATGATGGGGGCACTTCATACAGCAGCTTCAGGTATGAATGTAGCAAATTCTGCGGATGCGCGGCATCTGGTTTGGTCCACGGGCGGCGGAATGGTGCCGGATATTGTGATGAACGAGTATTATGAGAAAGGCAGAAATGTCGAATTATTTCCCGGGAAATCGACAAAAAGTGCAGAGTAA
- a CDS encoding response regulator transcription factor yields MIRIVLAEDQGMLLGALGSLLSLEDDMEVVGSARNGDEAVTLVQELQPDICIMDIEMPVLTGLEAAEKLHTEQCKIVILTTFARAGYFERARKAGVRGYLLKDSPIEELVSSIRSIMSGRRIYAPELVDIAYGDNREIENPLTDREAEVLELIAEGKTTKQIASVLYLTPGTVRNYISIILDKMSAGNRIEAVKKFQEKGWSKR; encoded by the coding sequence ATGATACGGATTGTATTAGCTGAAGATCAGGGCATGTTATTAGGAGCCCTCGGTTCGTTACTTAGTTTAGAAGATGATATGGAGGTTGTCGGTTCGGCAAGAAACGGAGATGAAGCGGTAACGCTTGTCCAAGAATTACAACCTGACATTTGTATTATGGATATTGAAATGCCAGTGCTTACAGGTCTTGAGGCCGCGGAAAAATTACATACGGAACAATGCAAAATTGTAATCTTAACGACCTTTGCACGGGCAGGCTATTTTGAGCGTGCACGGAAAGCGGGAGTACGCGGATACTTGTTAAAAGATAGTCCAATTGAAGAACTCGTAAGCTCGATTCGCTCAATTATGTCAGGACGCCGTATTTATGCGCCTGAACTTGTAGATATTGCATATGGCGATAATCGGGAAATTGAAAATCCTTTAACGGATCGGGAAGCAGAGGTCCTGGAATTGATTGCAGAGGGGAAAACAACAAAACAAATAGCCAGTGTCCTGTATTTGACCCCTGGAACAGTTAGAAATTATATCTCTATTATTCTAGACAAAATGTCTGCAGGCAATCGAATTGAAGCGGTGAAAAAATTCCAGGAAAAAGGCTGGTCAAAGAGATAA
- a CDS encoding sensor histidine kinase, whose product MSSWYNLFPRNPWISTYIWVIFCVLPFFFIFRTSEPINIAIGIVMVFLFLLCYRYSFKSKSGLVYMWLAFEMALNIGLTLLFGYVYMSLFTAFFIGNIRRPVGFFIMYGIHIALTIGAIVAGFFIEIELFLPQVHFLILTLIGVVLLPFNLYNRNKQEKLEGQLVYAQERISELTVVAERQRIARDLHDTLGQKLSLIGLKSDLVGKLITRDPERAAKELQDIRQTASVALNEVRELVSNMKAVRLPEELARVQQVLRAAEIELTVEGETRYQQITPIVENVLSMCLKEAVTNVVKHSFASKCTITFHPVSENFSITVADNGIGLLEGTDALPGNGLNGMRERLDFVNGKLQIQKESDGGTAMTFIIPSILKNIVKE is encoded by the coding sequence GTGAGCAGCTGGTATAATTTATTTCCCCGTAATCCATGGATCAGCACTTATATTTGGGTTATTTTTTGTGTCCTGCCATTTTTCTTTATCTTCCGGACATCTGAACCGATTAATATCGCAATTGGTATTGTCATGGTGTTCCTATTTTTACTTTGCTATCGCTATTCATTTAAATCCAAGAGCGGTCTAGTCTATATGTGGCTTGCCTTTGAAATGGCCCTTAATATTGGGCTGACATTATTGTTTGGTTATGTCTATATGTCTTTATTTACAGCGTTTTTTATCGGGAATATCCGGCGTCCAGTTGGTTTTTTCATAATGTATGGCATTCATATCGCACTGACTATCGGAGCAATTGTTGCAGGGTTCTTCATTGAAATAGAGTTGTTCCTGCCTCAAGTACATTTTTTAATCCTTACGTTAATTGGTGTTGTCCTGCTTCCGTTCAATTTGTATAATCGCAACAAGCAAGAGAAGCTTGAAGGACAGCTGGTTTACGCGCAAGAACGGATCTCTGAATTGACCGTGGTGGCAGAACGGCAGCGAATCGCACGTGATCTTCATGATACCCTTGGCCAAAAACTATCCCTCATTGGACTGAAAAGTGATTTGGTCGGGAAGCTGATTACACGTGACCCTGAACGCGCCGCAAAAGAATTACAGGATATTCGTCAAACGGCTAGCGTTGCACTGAATGAAGTTCGAGAATTGGTTTCCAATATGAAAGCAGTGCGTCTTCCAGAAGAGCTGGCGCGAGTGCAGCAAGTTTTGCGTGCAGCTGAAATTGAACTTACGGTTGAAGGAGAGACAAGGTATCAACAGATTACGCCAATCGTAGAAAATGTACTGAGCATGTGTTTGAAAGAAGCGGTCACCAATGTAGTCAAGCACAGTTTCGCTTCTAAATGCACAATTACGTTCCATCCGGTATCAGAAAACTTTTCGATTACAGTTGCAGATAATGGGATCGGATTATTAGAAGGGACGGATGCACTGCCCGGAAACGGGTTAAATGGCATGCGGGAGCGACTGGATTTTGTAAACGGAAAACTTCAAATCCAAAAGGAATCGGACGGCGGAACGGCAATGACATTTATTATCCCATCTATCTTGAAAAATATTGTAAAGGAGTGA
- a CDS encoding fatty acid desaturase, with translation MSKEKTKQLHKNVAPFAKSDLKKSVIQLVNTVPPLLILWFAAYQALSVSIWLTLAICVVASGFVVRTFIIFHDCTHGSFFKNKKANDIVGTVTGVLTLFAYEKWKREHAIHHATSSNLDKRGVGDIWVMTIQEYQESSFWTRLAYRFYRNPLVMFGFGPLYLVLISSRFNRKDARKKERMNTYLINVCLVVLYTGMILLVGWKAFVIVQGATMFTAGALGIWLFYIQHTFEDSYFEEETEWDYVKAAVEGSSYYKLPKVLQWATGNIGFHHVHHLAPRVPNYNLEMAHELTPPLQQATTINMKKSFESLRYKLYDPEHKTFVTFRGIQKAAKLKNVSIDLKPKKTSFDTE, from the coding sequence ATGAGTAAAGAAAAAACAAAACAGCTACACAAAAATGTTGCCCCATTTGCTAAATCAGATTTAAAGAAAAGCGTAATTCAACTTGTTAATACCGTACCGCCGCTACTCATTCTATGGTTCGCTGCGTATCAAGCGCTGTCAGTATCCATATGGCTAACACTAGCGATTTGTGTGGTAGCATCAGGATTTGTCGTTCGGACATTCATTATATTCCATGATTGCACACATGGCTCATTCTTCAAGAATAAAAAAGCAAATGACATTGTTGGAACGGTTACAGGAGTTCTTACTTTGTTTGCCTATGAAAAATGGAAACGTGAACATGCGATCCATCACGCGACTAGCTCAAACCTCGACAAGCGAGGCGTTGGTGACATTTGGGTCATGACAATTCAAGAGTATCAAGAATCATCTTTCTGGACACGTTTGGCCTATCGTTTTTACCGCAATCCACTAGTCATGTTTGGATTTGGCCCATTGTATCTTGTCCTCATATCAAGCAGATTCAATAGAAAAGATGCACGTAAAAAAGAACGGATGAATACGTACCTTATTAACGTTTGTTTAGTCGTTCTATATACAGGAATGATTTTACTAGTTGGCTGGAAGGCATTCGTCATTGTCCAAGGGGCAACAATGTTTACAGCGGGTGCTCTCGGTATTTGGTTATTCTACATCCAGCATACATTTGAAGATTCATATTTCGAAGAGGAAACTGAATGGGATTATGTAAAAGCGGCAGTTGAAGGCAGTTCTTATTACAAACTGCCGAAAGTTCTTCAGTGGGCAACAGGAAACATCGGTTTCCACCACGTTCATCACTTAGCTCCGCGTGTACCAAACTATAACTTAGAAATGGCTCATGAATTGACGCCGCCACTCCAGCAAGCGACGACAATTAACATGAAAAAGAGTTTTGAGTCACTGAGATATAAGTTGTATGATCCTGAACATAAAACATTTGTAACGTTCCGCGGTATTCAAAAAGCAGCTAAGCTGAAAAATGTTTCGATCGATTTGAAACCGAAAAAGACTTCATTTGACACAGAATAA
- the fabG gene encoding 3-oxoacyl-ACP reductase FabG, producing MRISGKTAVITGGAKGIGSTAARIFCEQGAQVVIIDFDEQAGEALAQQLHAEGYDAAFFKADVADENDVNTVASTIIEQFGKIDILVNNAGITMDAMTLKMETSAFRRVLDVNVTGVFNCTKAFLPCMVEAGAGRIISTSSIAGTGGNVGQANYAASKAAIIGMTKTWAKEFGPKGITVNAVAPGFIETEMIKTIPEKVIAQIRQLTPYPRFGKPEDIANAYLFLASDEASFINGTVLEVDGGMLK from the coding sequence TTGCGAATATCCGGAAAAACAGCTGTAATCACAGGCGGAGCAAAAGGAATTGGGTCGACAGCCGCACGCATATTTTGTGAACAAGGGGCTCAAGTTGTCATCATCGATTTCGATGAGCAAGCCGGTGAAGCGCTAGCTCAACAGCTCCACGCGGAAGGGTATGACGCCGCTTTTTTTAAAGCGGATGTAGCAGATGAAAATGATGTGAATACTGTAGCTTCAACGATTATTGAGCAATTTGGAAAGATTGATATTCTAGTTAATAATGCAGGAATTACGATGGATGCGATGACGTTAAAGATGGAAACCAGTGCATTCCGCCGTGTACTCGATGTGAATGTGACAGGGGTATTCAATTGTACGAAAGCATTTTTGCCATGTATGGTCGAAGCAGGCGCGGGCCGCATAATCAGCACATCATCGATTGCAGGCACAGGAGGAAATGTAGGGCAGGCAAATTACGCCGCTTCAAAAGCAGCTATTATTGGCATGACGAAGACGTGGGCAAAAGAGTTCGGTCCTAAAGGAATTACTGTAAATGCTGTTGCGCCTGGATTCATTGAAACCGAAATGATTAAAACAATCCCGGAAAAGGTAATTGCGCAGATTCGCCAGCTGACACCATATCCACGATTCGGGAAACCGGAAGATATCGCAAATGCGTATTTGTTTTTGGCGTCTGATGAAGCATCGTTCATCAACGGAACCGTTTTGGAAGTAGATGGTGGAATGCTTAAATAA
- the ytxJ gene encoding bacillithiol system redox-active protein YtxJ, translating into MQELHSIDDWNRIVEQSSTEPVLVIKHSTTCPISAAGYKEFQSFETDIPKYCVIVQTSKDVSQKIAEDTGVKHESPQAMFIKNGEAVWNASHYDIQQASLETAVNAN; encoded by the coding sequence ATGCAAGAACTTCATTCAATAGACGACTGGAATCGTATCGTTGAACAGTCAAGTACTGAACCTGTGCTTGTCATTAAGCACAGCACGACATGTCCGATCAGTGCAGCAGGATATAAGGAATTTCAATCTTTTGAAACGGACATTCCGAAATACTGTGTAATCGTCCAGACAAGTAAAGATGTGTCTCAGAAAATTGCTGAAGATACCGGAGTGAAGCACGAATCTCCACAGGCAATGTTCATAAAAAATGGGGAAGCTGTCTGGAATGCTTCACACTATGATATCCAGCAAGCCTCCTTGGAAACAGCAGTCAATGCAAATTGA